A genome region from Dickeya chrysanthemi NCPPB 402 includes the following:
- the rimP gene encoding ribosome maturation factor RimP yields the protein MSTLEQKLTEMISAPVEALGYELVGIEFIRGRQSTLRIYIDSEDGITVDDCADVSHQVSAVLDVEDPISVAYNLEVSSPGLDRPLFTAAHYAHFVGEEVSLVLRMAVQNRRKWQGIIKSVEGEMITVTVDGKDEVFALSNIQKANLVPHF from the coding sequence TTGTCCACATTAGAACAAAAGTTAACAGAGATGATTTCGGCACCTGTTGAAGCCCTTGGCTATGAGCTGGTGGGCATTGAGTTCATCCGGGGACGCCAGTCGACACTGCGTATCTATATTGATAGTGAAGATGGTATCACTGTTGATGATTGTGCTGATGTTAGCCACCAGGTCAGTGCGGTACTGGATGTTGAGGATCCCATATCCGTTGCCTATAACCTGGAAGTGTCGTCACCGGGTTTGGACCGGCCGCTTTTTACTGCTGCACATTACGCGCATTTTGTGGGTGAAGAAGTGAGCCTGGTGCTGCGTATGGCGGTGCAGAATCGCCGTAAGTGGCAAGGTATTATCAAGTCCGTTGAAGGCGAGATGATCACCGTAACAGTGGATGGCAAAGATGAAGTGTTCGCGCTGAGCAATATCCAGAAGGCGAACCTGGTACCCCACTTTTAA
- the secG gene encoding preprotein translocase subunit SecG: MYEALLVIFLLVAIGLVGLIMLQQGKGADMGASFGAGASATLFGSSGSGNFMTRMTALFATLFFVLSLILGNMSSDHSKKGSGWDNLSQPAAPEKAEQSKAPAAPSSDIPK; encoded by the coding sequence ATGTACGAAGCTCTTCTGGTAATTTTCCTGCTGGTAGCGATTGGCCTCGTTGGTCTTATCATGCTGCAGCAAGGTAAAGGTGCAGATATGGGAGCGTCGTTCGGAGCCGGTGCTTCCGCTACGCTGTTTGGTTCTAGCGGATCCGGCAATTTCATGACCCGAATGACGGCGCTGTTTGCCACGCTGTTTTTCGTACTCAGCCTGATTCTAGGAAATATGAGTTCTGACCACAGCAAAAAAGGCAGTGGCTGGGACAACCTGAGTCAGCCTGCTGCGCCTGAAAAGGCTGAGCAGTCTAAAGCGCCAGCTGCACCGTCAAGCGATATTCCTAAATAA
- the glmM gene encoding phosphoglucosamine mutase, which produces MSSRKYFGTDGIRGKVGDLPITPDFVLKLGWAAGKVLARHGSRKIIIGKDTRISGYMLESALEAGLAAAGLSASFTGPMPTPAVAYLTRTFRAEAGIVISASHNPYYDNGIKFFSIDGTKLPDEVEEAIEAEMEKPLTCVESAELGRASRIVDAAGRYIEFCKGTFPSELSLNSLKIVVDCANGATYHIAPSVLRELGARVITIGCEPDGMNINEQCGATDVTQLQARVLSEKADVGLAFDGDGDRLIMVDHQGNRVDGDQILYIIAREALRQGQLRGGAVGTLMSNMGLEVALKQLGVPFARAKVGDRYVLELMQSKGWRLGAENSGHVILLDKTTTGDGIIAGLQVLTAMVRNHMSLHDLCSGMKLFPQILVNVHFSGEGDPLESDAVKQATQDVEAQLAGRGRVLLRKSGTEPLIRVMVEGEDEATVTQMANHIADAVKAAG; this is translated from the coding sequence ATGAGTAGCCGCAAATATTTTGGCACTGACGGTATTCGGGGCAAGGTCGGCGATCTGCCGATTACACCTGATTTTGTACTGAAATTGGGTTGGGCGGCCGGTAAGGTTTTGGCTCGCCACGGTTCCAGAAAGATTATCATCGGTAAAGATACGCGTATCTCCGGCTATATGTTGGAATCTGCGCTTGAAGCCGGCTTGGCCGCTGCGGGGTTGTCTGCATCATTTACCGGCCCAATGCCAACCCCGGCTGTGGCGTATTTGACACGTACTTTCCGCGCCGAGGCCGGGATCGTTATTTCGGCTTCACACAACCCTTACTACGATAACGGCATCAAGTTTTTTTCGATTGACGGCACCAAGCTGCCGGACGAAGTAGAAGAGGCGATCGAAGCGGAAATGGAAAAACCGCTGACTTGTGTGGAATCTGCCGAATTAGGCCGGGCAAGTCGTATCGTCGATGCTGCCGGCCGTTATATTGAATTTTGTAAAGGCACGTTCCCCAGTGAACTGAGCCTTAATAGCCTTAAAATCGTGGTGGATTGTGCCAATGGTGCGACTTATCACATTGCGCCCAGTGTGTTGAGAGAGTTGGGCGCAAGGGTGATCACAATTGGGTGTGAGCCTGATGGCATGAACATCAATGAGCAATGCGGTGCTACCGATGTTACCCAACTGCAGGCGCGAGTCCTGTCTGAAAAAGCCGACGTGGGTCTGGCGTTTGATGGCGATGGTGACCGCCTGATTATGGTTGATCACCAAGGGAATCGGGTGGATGGTGACCAAATCCTGTATATCATTGCCCGGGAAGCCTTGCGTCAAGGACAACTTCGTGGCGGTGCTGTTGGTACCCTGATGAGCAATATGGGGCTTGAAGTCGCATTAAAACAGCTCGGCGTGCCGTTTGCCCGCGCTAAAGTGGGAGACCGCTATGTTCTTGAACTGATGCAGTCAAAGGGATGGCGTCTGGGGGCGGAGAACTCAGGCCACGTGATTCTGCTGGATAAAACCACGACTGGTGACGGTATTATCGCAGGTTTACAGGTGCTGACCGCGATGGTTCGTAATCACATGAGCCTGCATGATCTGTGCAGCGGTATGAAACTCTTCCCGCAAATACTGGTGAATGTTCACTTTTCCGGTGAGGGTGACCCACTGGAAAGTGACGCAGTTAAACAGGCGACTCAGGATGTTGAAGCACAACTGGCTGGCCGAGGCCGGGTACTGCTGCGTAAATCGGGTACTGAGCCGTTAATCCGCGTGATGGTGGAAGGGGAAGATGAGGCTACCGTTACACAGATGGCGAACCACATCGCCGATGCAGTAAAAGCAGCAGGTTAA
- the folP gene encoding dihydropteroate synthase: MKLNARGLTLDLSCPQVMGILNVTPDSFSDGGKHNTLNAALIHAEQMISAGATFIDVGGESTRPGADEVSIEEELDRVVPVVEALAQRFEVWISVDTSKPEVITASAQAGAHLINDIRALREPGALEAAAATGLPVCLMHMQGLPKTMQQTPHYDDVVGEVMAFFEHHIARCVVAGIPREQLLLDPGFGFGKNLQHNYRLLGHLETLHRCGLPLLVGMSRKTMLGQLLGVPPLERVYGSVACAVIAAMKGAHIIRVHDVKATVDAIRVVEATLSAKE, from the coding sequence ATGAAATTGAACGCTCGCGGATTGACGTTGGATCTCTCTTGTCCCCAGGTTATGGGGATCCTGAATGTCACCCCTGACTCCTTTTCCGATGGGGGAAAGCACAATACCCTGAACGCAGCGTTGATCCATGCTGAACAGATGATCTCCGCTGGTGCAACTTTTATCGATGTTGGTGGCGAGTCGACCCGGCCTGGGGCTGATGAAGTCAGTATCGAAGAGGAGTTGGACCGTGTTGTACCGGTGGTCGAAGCATTGGCGCAACGTTTTGAAGTCTGGATTTCAGTCGACACTTCCAAACCTGAAGTGATTACCGCTAGTGCGCAAGCTGGCGCACATCTGATCAATGACATTCGAGCGCTTAGAGAACCGGGAGCTTTAGAGGCGGCGGCGGCAACAGGTTTGCCGGTGTGTTTGATGCATATGCAGGGATTGCCAAAAACCATGCAACAGACGCCGCATTATGACGATGTTGTGGGTGAGGTCATGGCATTTTTTGAGCATCATATTGCCCGTTGTGTGGTTGCAGGTATACCGCGCGAACAGTTATTGCTGGATCCTGGATTCGGGTTCGGCAAGAATTTACAGCACAATTATCGACTGCTGGGGCATCTGGAGACATTACATCGCTGTGGTCTACCGCTGCTGGTTGGTATGTCCAGAAAAACCATGCTGGGGCAATTGCTGGGTGTTCCGCCGCTTGAGCGGGTTTACGGTAGCGTGGCGTGTGCGGTCATTGCCGCCATGAAGGGGGCCCATATTATCCGCGTCCATGATGTGAAGGCGACGGTGGATGCGATACGTGTAGTCGAAGCAACTCTATCAGCAAAGGAATAA
- the ftsH gene encoding ATP-dependent zinc metalloprotease FtsH — translation MSDMAKNLILWLVIAVVLMSVFQSFGPSESNGRRVDYSTFLTEVNQDQVREARINGREINVVKKDSSRYTTYIPVNDPKLLDNLLTKNVKVVGEPPEEPSLLASIFISWFPMLLLIGVWIFFMRQMQGGGGKGAMSFGKSKARMLTEDQIKTTFADVAGCDEAKEEVAELVEYLREPSRFQKLGGKIPKGVLMVGPPGTGKTLLAKAIAGEAKVPFFTISGSDFVEMFVGVGASRVRDMFEQAKKAAPCIIFIDEIDAVGRQRGAGLGGGHDEREQTLNQMLVEMDGFEGNEGIIVIAATNRPDVLDPALLRPGRFDRQVVVGLPDVRGREQILKVHMRRVPLSPDIDASVIARGTPGFSGADLANLVNEAALFAARGNRRVVSMVEFEKAKDKIMMGAERRSMVMTEAQKESTAYHEAGHAIIGRLVPEHDPVHKVTIIPRGRALGVTFFLPEGDAISASRQKLESQISTLYGGRLAEEIIYGPEHVSTGASNDIKVATSIARNMVTQWGFSEKLGPLLYAEEEGEVFLGRSVAKAKHMSDETARIIDQEVKALIERNYQRARELLMANMDILHSMKDALMKYETIDAPQIDDLMSRKDVRPPAGWEEATPGNNSSSSDNGGAPKAPTAVDEPHAPTPGNTVPGPLNDK, via the coding sequence TTGAGTGACATGGCGAAAAACCTGATTCTCTGGTTGGTCATCGCAGTCGTGTTGATGTCCGTATTCCAGAGCTTTGGGCCCAGCGAGTCGAATGGCCGTAGGGTGGATTATTCAACCTTTTTGACTGAAGTGAATCAGGATCAGGTCCGTGAGGCGCGCATCAACGGGCGCGAGATCAATGTTGTCAAAAAAGACAGCAGCCGTTATACCACGTATATCCCTGTCAACGATCCTAAACTGCTGGATAACCTTCTGACCAAAAATGTAAAAGTAGTTGGTGAACCACCGGAAGAGCCGAGCCTGTTGGCTTCAATCTTCATTTCCTGGTTCCCAATGCTATTGCTGATTGGCGTCTGGATTTTCTTCATGCGCCAGATGCAGGGCGGGGGCGGCAAAGGCGCGATGTCTTTCGGCAAAAGCAAAGCGCGGATGCTGACCGAAGATCAGATCAAAACCACGTTCGCCGATGTGGCGGGCTGTGATGAAGCCAAAGAAGAAGTTGCCGAGCTGGTTGAGTACCTGCGTGAGCCAAGCCGTTTTCAAAAGCTGGGCGGTAAAATTCCGAAAGGTGTACTGATGGTTGGCCCGCCGGGGACCGGTAAAACGTTACTGGCGAAGGCTATCGCAGGTGAAGCCAAGGTACCGTTTTTCACCATTTCCGGTTCCGACTTTGTGGAAATGTTTGTCGGTGTCGGTGCATCTCGCGTACGAGACATGTTTGAGCAGGCGAAGAAAGCGGCGCCCTGTATCATCTTTATCGATGAGATCGATGCCGTGGGTCGGCAGCGTGGCGCTGGCTTGGGCGGTGGTCATGATGAGCGCGAACAAACGTTGAACCAGATGCTGGTTGAAATGGATGGTTTTGAGGGCAATGAAGGCATCATCGTAATTGCTGCGACCAACCGTCCCGACGTGCTGGACCCGGCGTTGTTGCGTCCAGGACGTTTTGACCGTCAGGTGGTGGTCGGTCTGCCGGATGTGCGTGGTCGTGAACAGATTCTGAAAGTTCATATGCGCCGCGTACCGCTGTCGCCGGATATTGATGCTTCCGTTATCGCGCGCGGTACGCCGGGCTTCTCTGGTGCCGATTTGGCTAACCTGGTGAACGAAGCGGCTCTGTTTGCCGCTCGTGGCAACCGTCGCGTCGTCTCGATGGTGGAATTCGAAAAAGCCAAGGACAAAATCATGATGGGGGCGGAGCGTCGCTCCATGGTCATGACCGAAGCGCAAAAAGAGTCTACGGCTTATCACGAGGCCGGTCATGCCATCATCGGCCGCCTGGTGCCAGAACACGATCCGGTGCACAAGGTGACGATCATCCCGCGCGGCCGTGCTTTGGGTGTGACGTTCTTCCTGCCTGAAGGGGATGCGATTAGCGCCAGCCGTCAGAAATTGGAAAGCCAGATTTCTACGCTGTACGGTGGTCGTCTGGCCGAAGAGATCATCTACGGGCCGGAACATGTTTCTACCGGCGCGTCCAATGATATTAAAGTGGCGACGTCGATTGCGCGTAACATGGTGACGCAGTGGGGCTTCTCGGAAAAACTGGGGCCATTGCTGTATGCGGAAGAAGAAGGTGAAGTATTCCTCGGTCGCTCTGTCGCTAAAGCCAAACATATGTCGGATGAAACCGCGCGTATCATCGATCAGGAAGTGAAAGCACTGATCGAACGTAACTATCAACGTGCTCGTGAATTGCTGATGGCGAATATGGACATTCTGCATTCAATGAAAGACGCACTGATGAAGTACGAAACGATCGATGCGCCGCAAATTGACGATTTGATGTCACGTAAAGACGTTCGCCCACCGGCAGGTTGGGAAGAAGCGACTCCAGGCAATAATTCGTCTTCGTCTGATAATGGCGGTGCGCCTAAAGCGCCGACGGCGGTAGATGAACCGCATGCGCCGACGCCGGGTAATACCGTGCCTGGGCCTTTGAACGACAAGTAA
- the rlmE gene encoding 23S rRNA (uridine(2552)-2'-O)-methyltransferase RlmE, with translation MANKKRSASSSRWLQEHFSDKYVQQAQKKGLRSRAWFKLDEIQQTDKLFKPGMTVVDLGAAPGGWSQYVVSQIGGKGRIIACDILPMDPIVGVDFLQGDFRDELVLKALLERVGDDKVQVVMSDMAPNMSGTPAVDIPRAMYLVELALEMCRDILAPGGSFVVKVFQGVGFDEYLREIRSLFTTVKIRKPDASRARSREVYIVATGRKL, from the coding sequence ATGGCTAACAAAAAGCGTTCTGCAAGTTCCAGTCGCTGGTTGCAGGAACACTTTAGCGATAAATATGTACAGCAGGCGCAGAAAAAAGGGCTTCGCTCGCGCGCTTGGTTTAAACTTGATGAGATACAGCAGACAGATAAGCTGTTCAAGCCCGGCATGACGGTGGTGGATCTGGGGGCGGCGCCTGGTGGGTGGTCTCAGTATGTCGTCAGCCAGATTGGTGGAAAAGGCCGCATCATTGCGTGCGATATTTTACCGATGGATCCTATTGTCGGAGTCGATTTCCTTCAAGGGGACTTTCGTGATGAATTAGTGCTCAAAGCCCTGTTGGAACGGGTTGGAGACGACAAGGTTCAGGTGGTTATGTCCGACATGGCCCCGAACATGAGCGGTACGCCGGCGGTGGATATTCCCCGTGCCATGTATCTGGTCGAACTTGCACTGGAGATGTGTCGGGATATATTAGCGCCAGGTGGCAGTTTCGTAGTGAAAGTATTTCAGGGAGTGGGCTTCGATGAGTATCTGCGTGAGATTCGCTCCTTGTTTACGACGGTAAAGATTCGTAAGCCAGATGCCTCGCGAGCCCGGTCCCGTGAGGTGTACATTGTAGCGACAGGTCGCAAACTATAG
- the yhbY gene encoding ribosome assembly RNA-binding protein YhbY → MNLSNKQKQHLKGLAHPLKPVVMLGNNGLTEGVLAEIEQALEHHELIKVKIATEDRETKGLIVDAILRETGSSNVQVIGHTLVLYRASKERKIVLPR, encoded by the coding sequence ATGAATCTGAGTAACAAACAAAAACAGCACCTGAAAGGCCTGGCCCATCCGTTAAAACCCGTCGTCATGCTGGGCAACAACGGCCTCACTGAAGGTGTGCTGGCTGAAATCGAACAAGCTCTGGAACATCACGAACTCATCAAGGTGAAAATCGCCACTGAAGATCGCGAAACCAAAGGGTTGATTGTCGATGCCATTCTGCGCGAAACCGGCTCCAGCAACGTTCAGGTGATCGGCCACACTCTGGTGCTCTATCGTGCGTCAAAAGAACGCAAGATTGTGTTGCCCCGTTAA
- the greA gene encoding transcription elongation factor GreA yields MKQFPMTLRGAEKLREELDFLKSVRRPEIIAAIAEAREHGDLKENAEYHAAREQQGFCEGRIQEIEAKLSNAQVIDVTKMAANGRVIFGATVTVMNLDTEEEQTYRIVGDDEADFKQNLISVNSPIARGLIGKEEDDVVTISTPGGVVEYEILKIVYL; encoded by the coding sequence ATGAAACAATTTCCGATGACGTTGCGTGGTGCTGAAAAGTTACGCGAAGAGCTGGATTTCCTGAAATCGGTGCGTCGGCCTGAAATTATTGCAGCGATTGCCGAAGCGCGTGAGCACGGCGATTTGAAAGAAAACGCCGAATACCACGCTGCTCGCGAGCAGCAGGGGTTTTGTGAAGGCCGGATTCAGGAAATTGAAGCTAAGCTGTCTAACGCCCAGGTTATTGACGTCACCAAAATGGCGGCCAATGGTCGAGTGATCTTTGGTGCTACGGTGACGGTGATGAACCTGGATACCGAAGAAGAGCAAACCTATCGTATCGTGGGTGATGATGAGGCTGACTTCAAGCAGAACCTGATTTCTGTTAATTCGCCGATTGCCCGTGGTTTGATCGGTAAAGAGGAAGATGACGTCGTTACGATCAGTACGCCGGGAGGCGTGGTAGAGTACGAAATTCTGAAGATTGTATACCTCTGA
- the dacB gene encoding serine-type D-Ala-D-Ala carboxypeptidase, which produces MRFLSTLTGFACAVALHANAAPIDEYTKYLPDGANLALVVQKIGASTPTVDYHSQQMALPASTQKVITALAALLQLGPNYRFITTMESNGSIAGGVLRGNLAVRFSGDPSLKRQQLRNMVQELKKRGIREISGDILIDTSVFASHDKAPGWPWNDMTQCFSAPPAAAIVDKNCFSISLYSAPKAGDNAFIRVASYYPVHMFSEVRTLPKDSPDAQYCELDVVPGELSRFTVTGCLTQRAEPLPLAFAIQDGASYAGAIVKDELQQADIRVAGSLRRQSLPSASGTVLAQTESEPLHELLTTMLKKSDNMIADTVFRTIGHERFKVPGTWRAGADAVRQILRQKAGIDLGNTIIVDGSGLSRHNLIAPATMMQVLQYIAQHDNELNYIKMLPLAGYDGTLRYRAGLHEAGLDGKVSAKTGALQGVYNLAGFITTASGQRMAFVQYLSGYAVPPEDQKERRIPLVRFESRVYKDIYQNN; this is translated from the coding sequence ATGCGTTTTTTATCGACTCTGACCGGTTTTGCCTGTGCAGTTGCCTTACACGCCAACGCCGCCCCGATTGATGAGTACACCAAATATCTGCCAGATGGGGCCAATCTGGCACTGGTGGTGCAAAAAATCGGCGCATCTACTCCAACAGTCGATTACCACAGCCAGCAAATGGCGCTCCCTGCCAGTACGCAGAAAGTCATCACGGCACTGGCAGCATTGCTGCAGTTGGGGCCGAATTACCGCTTTATTACGACGATGGAAAGCAACGGAAGCATCGCCGGCGGGGTATTACGCGGTAACCTGGCGGTACGCTTCAGCGGCGATCCTTCGCTGAAACGCCAGCAGTTGCGTAATATGGTACAAGAACTGAAAAAGCGAGGAATCCGAGAAATCAGTGGTGACATCCTGATAGATACCTCCGTATTCGCCAGCCATGACAAAGCGCCCGGTTGGCCCTGGAACGATATGACTCAGTGTTTCAGCGCACCGCCCGCCGCCGCGATTGTCGATAAAAACTGTTTCTCCATTTCGCTCTATAGTGCGCCAAAAGCCGGTGACAACGCCTTCATTCGTGTAGCGTCCTATTATCCGGTACACATGTTCAGTGAAGTCCGTACGTTGCCGAAAGACTCGCCTGACGCCCAATATTGCGAACTGGACGTCGTGCCCGGTGAACTCAGCCGTTTCACCGTCACCGGTTGCCTGACGCAACGGGCTGAACCACTACCCCTGGCGTTTGCCATTCAGGATGGTGCCAGCTATGCCGGGGCCATCGTAAAAGACGAATTGCAACAGGCGGATATCCGAGTCGCCGGCAGCCTACGGCGCCAGTCATTACCGAGCGCCTCCGGCACGGTACTGGCACAAACCGAATCGGAGCCGCTACATGAACTGTTGACCACCATGTTAAAGAAATCGGACAACATGATTGCCGATACCGTTTTCCGCACCATCGGACATGAGCGTTTCAAGGTTCCCGGCACCTGGCGCGCCGGTGCTGATGCCGTACGTCAAATCCTGCGTCAGAAAGCGGGAATCGATCTGGGCAACACCATCATCGTTGATGGCTCTGGGCTGTCCAGGCACAACCTGATCGCTCCCGCAACCATGATGCAGGTTCTGCAATACATTGCCCAACACGATAATGAATTGAATTACATAAAGATGCTGCCGCTGGCTGGCTATGACGGCACCTTACGCTATCGTGCAGGCCTGCACGAAGCAGGACTGGATGGCAAGGTCTCAGCCAAAACCGGTGCGTTGCAAGGGGTATATAATCTGGCTGGATTCATCACTACCGCCAGTGGTCAGCGCATGGCTTTCGTGCAATATCTTTCCGGCTACGCCGTACCGCCGGAAGATCAAAAAGAACGGCGAATTCCGTTAGTCCGTTTTGAAAGCCGTGTTTACAAAGATATCTACCAGAACAACTAA
- the cgtA gene encoding Obg family GTPase CgtA, translated as MKFVDEATILVVAGDGGNGCVSFRREKYIPNGGPDGGDGGDGGDVYLLADENLNTLIDYRFEKSFRAERGQNGQSRDCTGKRGKDITIKVPVGTRILDKSTGEVLGDMTRNQQKLMVAKGGWHGLGNTRFKSSVNRAPRQKTNGTPGEERELLLELLLLADVGMLGLPNAGKSTFIRAVSAAKPKVADYPFTTLVPSLGVVRMDSEKSFVVADIPGLIEGASEGAGLGIRFLKHLERCRVLLHLIDLAPIDESDPIENAKVIVNELQQYSASLAEKPRWLVFNKVDLLEKGEAENRAKAIAAALGWEGKYYLISAANREGVNALCWDVMNFLNTQPKALAEVENKAPEKVDFMWDDYHREQLEAVQAEAEEEWDDDWDEDDDEGVEIVYQR; from the coding sequence ATGAAGTTTGTAGATGAAGCCACCATTCTGGTTGTGGCGGGTGACGGTGGCAACGGCTGTGTCAGCTTCCGTCGTGAAAAATATATTCCCAACGGTGGGCCTGATGGTGGTGACGGCGGCGATGGTGGCGATGTCTACCTGCTGGCGGATGAAAACCTCAATACCCTGATTGACTATCGTTTTGAGAAAAGCTTCCGTGCCGAACGCGGGCAGAATGGCCAAAGTCGTGATTGCACCGGCAAACGCGGCAAAGATATCACCATTAAAGTGCCGGTCGGCACGCGTATACTGGATAAAAGCACCGGCGAAGTGCTGGGTGATATGACCCGTAATCAGCAGAAACTGATGGTCGCCAAAGGCGGATGGCACGGGTTGGGTAATACCCGTTTCAAATCCTCTGTGAATCGTGCGCCGCGGCAGAAAACCAACGGTACGCCGGGCGAAGAACGCGAGTTGCTGCTGGAGTTGCTGCTGCTGGCGGATGTAGGCATGTTAGGGTTGCCGAATGCCGGGAAATCGACCTTTATCCGCGCGGTATCCGCAGCCAAGCCGAAGGTAGCGGACTATCCGTTTACTACGTTGGTGCCGAGCCTGGGCGTCGTACGTATGGACAGCGAGAAAAGCTTTGTCGTGGCGGACATTCCAGGATTGATTGAAGGCGCATCCGAAGGTGCCGGGCTCGGGATCCGTTTCCTGAAGCATCTGGAGCGTTGTCGCGTGCTGCTGCACCTGATCGATCTGGCGCCGATCGATGAATCCGATCCGATCGAAAACGCCAAAGTGATCGTCAATGAATTGCAGCAATACAGCGCGTCTCTGGCGGAAAAACCACGCTGGCTGGTATTCAACAAAGTCGACCTGCTGGAGAAAGGCGAGGCGGAAAACCGTGCGAAGGCAATTGCCGCCGCGCTGGGTTGGGAAGGCAAGTATTATCTGATTTCGGCAGCCAACCGTGAAGGGGTGAATGCCCTGTGTTGGGATGTCATGAATTTCCTCAATACTCAGCCGAAAGCGTTGGCCGAAGTAGAGAACAAAGCGCCTGAAAAAGTGGACTTTATGTGGGATGACTACCACCGGGAGCAGTTGGAAGCCGTTCAGGCCGAAGCCGAAGAAGAGTGGGATGACGATTGGGATGAAGATGACGACGAAGGCGTCGAAATTGTTTATCAGCGTTGA
- a CDS encoding DMT family transporter encodes MKQNAGIGFCLALTTAICWGALPIAMKQVLVAMEPYTIVWYRFLIASAGLGIFLYSRGALPKPQMFDHQRWWILLLVATGGLLGNFVLFSSSLQYLSPTASQVIGQLSTVGLMVASVVILKEKMRLNQVIGAVVLICGLLMFFNNSLIELFTRLTDYTFGILLGVAASTVWVAYGVAQKVLLRRLTSQQLLFLLYTLCVLFITPLAKPEAVFQLTGWQLACLLFCGANTLVGYGALAEAMARWQAAQVSTIITLTPLFTLFFSDLLSLAWPSLFAAPSLNLLGYVGSFVVVAGAMFAAIGHRLIAAKRSKYPQV; translated from the coding sequence ATGAAACAGAATGCTGGCATCGGGTTTTGTCTGGCGCTGACCACCGCCATATGCTGGGGAGCGCTGCCAATCGCGATGAAACAGGTTCTGGTAGCGATGGAGCCTTATACCATCGTCTGGTATCGCTTTTTGATTGCGTCCGCCGGGTTGGGCATTTTTTTGTACAGCAGAGGTGCGTTGCCAAAGCCACAGATGTTCGATCACCAGCGTTGGTGGATTCTGTTGCTGGTAGCGACCGGTGGATTATTGGGTAATTTCGTGCTGTTCAGCTCCTCGTTGCAATACCTTAGTCCTACCGCGTCACAGGTAATCGGGCAGTTGTCGACGGTGGGGTTGATGGTTGCCAGCGTCGTTATTCTCAAAGAGAAGATGCGACTGAATCAGGTAATCGGTGCCGTAGTGCTTATCTGTGGGTTATTGATGTTTTTCAACAATAGCCTGATAGAGCTTTTTACTCGTCTGACGGATTACACCTTCGGGATTTTGCTGGGTGTGGCGGCATCCACCGTATGGGTGGCTTATGGCGTAGCACAAAAGGTATTGTTGCGCCGACTCACCTCACAACAATTACTGTTTCTGTTATACACGCTTTGTGTGTTGTTTATTACGCCGCTGGCTAAACCTGAGGCGGTGTTTCAACTGACCGGCTGGCAGTTGGCCTGTTTGCTGTTTTGCGGTGCGAATACGCTGGTTGGTTACGGCGCATTGGCGGAAGCGATGGCGCGCTGGCAAGCTGCGCAGGTGAGTACCATTATTACGCTGACGCCGTTGTTTACGCTGTTCTTCTCTGATTTGCTGTCATTAGCCTGGCCATCGCTATTTGCTGCACCATCGCTGAATTTATTGGGATATGTCGGATCTTTTGTGGTCGTAGCGGGAGCGATGTTTGCCGCGATTGGACATCGATTAATCGCAGCAAAACGTAGCAAATATCCACAGGTATGA
- the rpmA gene encoding 50S ribosomal protein L27, with the protein MAHKKAGGSTRNGRDSESKRLGVKRFGGESVLAGSIIVRQRGTKFHAGSNVGCGKDHTLFALSDGKVKFEVKGPNNRKYISIVAE; encoded by the coding sequence ATGGCACACAAAAAAGCTGGCGGTTCTACTCGTAACGGCCGTGACTCAGAAAGTAAACGTCTTGGTGTAAAACGCTTTGGCGGTGAATCGGTTCTGGCTGGCAGCATCATCGTTCGTCAGCGTGGCACCAAATTCCACGCAGGCAGCAACGTAGGCTGTGGTAAAGACCACACCCTGTTTGCACTGTCTGACGGTAAAGTTAAATTCGAAGTAAAAGGCCCGAACAACCGTAAATATATCAGCATCGTTGCTGAGTAA
- the rplU gene encoding 50S ribosomal protein L21, protein MYAVFQSGGKQHRVSEGQTVRLEKLDIATGEAVEFDQVLMVANGEDVKIGVPFVEGGKIKAEVVAHGRGEKVKIVKFRRRKHYRKQAGHRQWFTDVKITGISA, encoded by the coding sequence ATGTACGCAGTTTTCCAAAGTGGTGGTAAACAACACCGAGTAAGCGAAGGCCAGACCGTTCGCTTGGAAAAGCTGGACATCGCAACCGGTGAAGCTGTTGAGTTTGACCAGGTTCTGATGGTTGCCAATGGTGAAGATGTCAAGATCGGCGTTCCTTTCGTCGAAGGCGGCAAAATCAAGGCTGAAGTTGTTGCTCACGGCCGTGGCGAGAAAGTTAAAATCGTTAAGTTTCGTCGCCGTAAACACTACCGTAAGCAGGCTGGCCACCGTCAGTGGTTCACTGACGTGAAAATCACCGGCATCAGCGCTTAA